CGCCTGACATTTTAAATTTCGAGTATTCATATCTACCAATTACTCTTCCTGGAGTATCAGGTTCATTAATTTTTTGGATACTAATTAATGTAATATTAATAATAATCTTAATTAAAGAAGTTAGAAAAGAAGTTCAAAAATATCATAAAAAATAATTTTATCAAACTTTTTTTTATCTCTTAATAATTTCAATTTTATCATTAACTAAATTAATAATAGTACTAGGTTTAGTATTAATCTTACCACAATCAATAATATAATCAACATCCTTTAAAATTTCTTTTTTAATTTCAGATATTTTAGTAATATATTTTTCTCCAGATAAATTAACTGAAGTTGTAACAAATGGGACTCCAGATTTCAATATGATGCTTGAAAACCAACATTTAGGGATTCTTATGCCTATACTTTTACTCTCACCAATAAGCTCATCTTTTGATACACAATCATCATTTTTCAAATCAAGTATAAATGTAAAAGGTCCAGGTAATTTTTTCAAATATTTTATTTTCAGAATATTTATTTTCAAATTTTCTAAAATCCAACTTCTTGATGGAGCAATAATTGAAAAAGGTTTTGAGTCTCTTTTCTTAATTTCTCTAATCTTATTAATTGAAGAACCTATCTTAGCAGAGCAACCAATTCCATAAATTGTATCAGTAGGATAAATAATTATTTTTCCTCGAATAATCTCTTCGACATAA
This is a stretch of genomic DNA from Candidatus Woesearchaeota archaeon. It encodes these proteins:
- a CDS encoding L-threonylcarbamoyladenylate synthase, which codes for MKIISKREFLAKKRFYVEEIIRGKIIIYPTDTIYGIGCSAKIGSSINKIREIKKRDSKPFSIIAPSRSWILENLKINILKIKYLKKLPGPFTFILDLKNDDCVSKDELIGESKSIGIRIPKCWFSSIILKSGVPFVTTSVNLSGEKYITKISEIKKEILKDVDYIIDCGKINTKPSTIINLVNDKIEIIKR